One Thermus sp. CCB_US3_UF1 DNA window includes the following coding sequences:
- a CDS encoding metallophosphoesterase gives MRLGVLSDIHANLPALEAALEALRAEGVDEVLVLGDLVGYGPHPKEVIALLWREGLPAIAGAWDLRVAYPLPVPLPEGLGKATLEWTRSRLSEKELAYLRSLRLSHRRTYGDKRLVGFHGKPGRPEEHPDLLGPAKEFLALLERYGAQVLLLGGRHLPLARRVGTGLLADPGSVGLSLSGEPGADALVLDTDTLEARFLKVPYDLGRLLFDLRAWDLPRALERVYRTGRFAAL, from the coding sequence ATGCGCCTGGGGGTTCTCTCCGATATCCACGCCAACCTGCCCGCCCTCGAGGCCGCCCTGGAGGCCCTCAGGGCCGAGGGCGTGGACGAGGTCCTGGTCCTGGGGGACCTGGTGGGCTACGGCCCCCACCCCAAGGAGGTCATCGCCCTCCTCTGGCGGGAAGGGCTTCCCGCCATCGCCGGGGCCTGGGACCTGCGGGTGGCCTACCCCCTGCCCGTCCCGCTTCCCGAGGGGCTGGGCAAGGCCACCTTGGAGTGGACCCGCTCCCGGCTTTCCGAAAAGGAGCTCGCTTACCTTCGTTCCTTACGCCTTTCCCACCGCCGCACCTACGGGGATAAGCGCCTGGTGGGCTTCCACGGCAAGCCCGGCCGCCCCGAGGAGCACCCCGACCTCCTGGGCCCAGCCAAGGAGTTTTTGGCCCTCCTGGAGCGCTACGGGGCCCAGGTCCTCCTCCTCGGGGGGCGGCACCTGCCCCTGGCCCGCCGGGTGGGGACGGGCCTTCTGGCCGACCCCGGGAGCGTGGGCCTGAGCCTTTCCGGGGAACCCGGGGCCGACGCCCTGGTCCTGGACACGGACACCCTCGAGGCCCGCTTCCTCAAGGTGCCCTACGATCTGGGCCGCCTCCTTTTTGACCTAAGGGCCTGGGACCTCCCCCGGGCCCTGGAGCGGGTCTACCGCACGGGCCGCTTCGCCGCCCTCTAG
- the lnt gene encoding apolipoprotein N-acyltransferase translates to MQALALGLLLALTLPPFPLGPLAPLVLVPLLRGGFRKGFWAGLGFWGLHLAWLPQSFAVLFGPWGAVPFLPLVLLKALTFGLLFALTPTPLLRVGGWVVLEWLTEQGELAFPWGLLGYALLEAPGRVLAAWGGVYLLSLLVLLLALGLSQRRYWLLLPWALLWLWPLPETPAPERALLVQGNVNPLAKVQGDLGEAVYPRLTAQGLARHPEASLVVWPETAVWTLPQGIEGVLGGRPLVTGLNLYGPNRAVLYQEERVLAQYDKVRLVPFGERFPFREALGGVYAFFFRALGLGELADRTPGSRVAPLGPYGAMICYESVFPSTARALVREGAGVLVLLTNDAWYGPSFGGRQHFALGRLRAVETGRWLLRAGNDGITASIDPLGRVVAAIPAQREGYLLAPFAFREGLTPYARYGDWAVGLALTLALLGLILRVRPPGWRNR, encoded by the coding sequence GTGCAGGCCTTGGCCCTGGGCCTTCTCCTGGCCCTGACCCTTCCCCCCTTTCCCCTGGGCCCCCTGGCCCCCCTGGTCCTGGTGCCCCTTCTCCGGGGAGGCTTCCGCAAGGGGTTCTGGGCCGGGCTAGGGTTTTGGGGCCTCCACCTGGCCTGGCTTCCCCAAAGCTTCGCGGTCCTGTTCGGCCCCTGGGGGGCGGTGCCCTTCCTCCCCCTGGTCCTCCTCAAGGCCCTCACCTTTGGCCTCCTCTTCGCCCTCACCCCCACGCCCCTCCTGCGGGTGGGGGGCTGGGTGGTCCTGGAGTGGCTCACGGAGCAGGGGGAGCTGGCCTTCCCCTGGGGGCTTTTGGGGTACGCCCTCCTCGAGGCCCCGGGGAGGGTTTTGGCCGCCTGGGGCGGGGTCTACCTCCTCTCCCTCCTGGTCCTCCTTCTGGCCTTGGGCCTTTCCCAAAGGCGCTACTGGCTCCTTTTGCCCTGGGCCCTCCTCTGGCTTTGGCCCCTGCCGGAAACCCCAGCCCCCGAGCGGGCCCTCCTGGTGCAGGGCAACGTCAACCCCCTGGCCAAGGTCCAGGGGGACCTGGGGGAGGCGGTCTACCCCCGGCTCACCGCCCAGGGCCTGGCCCGCCACCCCGAGGCCAGCCTGGTGGTCTGGCCGGAGACCGCGGTCTGGACCCTTCCCCAAGGCATAGAGGGGGTCCTGGGGGGGCGGCCCCTGGTCACGGGGCTCAACCTCTACGGCCCCAACCGGGCCGTCCTCTACCAAGAGGAAAGGGTCCTGGCCCAGTACGATAAGGTGCGCCTGGTGCCCTTCGGGGAACGCTTTCCCTTCCGCGAGGCCTTGGGCGGGGTCTACGCCTTCTTCTTCCGCGCCCTGGGCCTGGGGGAGCTGGCCGACCGGACCCCGGGGAGCCGGGTGGCCCCCTTGGGCCCCTACGGGGCCATGATCTGCTACGAGTCCGTCTTCCCCTCCACCGCCCGGGCCTTGGTGCGGGAAGGGGCAGGGGTGCTGGTCCTCCTCACCAACGACGCCTGGTACGGTCCCTCCTTCGGCGGGCGGCAGCACTTTGCCCTGGGGCGGCTGCGGGCAGTGGAGACGGGGCGCTGGCTCCTGAGGGCCGGGAACGACGGCATCACCGCCAGCATTGACCCCCTGGGCCGGGTGGTGGCGGCCATCCCCGCGCAGCGGGAGGGCTACCTCCTGGCCCCCTTCGCCTTCCGGGAAGGGCTTACCCCTTACGCCCGCTATGGGGACTGGGCGGTGGGGCTGGCGTTGACGCTTGCCCTCCTGGGCCTTATCCTTAGGGTGCGCCCGCCGGGGTGGCGGAACCGGTAG
- a CDS encoding methyltransferase domain-containing protein — MAVKALLALYPLLQGDYRAVEKALSALEKGGLDLRVFPTHSEVSGEAEGVFQALKEAFLAAGAEGPLVLWALLTNACQAQDPFRRPERLQRFPPGEIAKKALEGFFAKSALDLGTGTGVFAEAFAALGLFTVGLDPRADRLEVARAKVKGARFVEGRAEALPFPEASFDLAFFGLSLHHLDPLPALREAARVARRVAVLEWPYREEEVGPPLGRRFSPEGLQELFQKALGSPPRLEATEGYLLALWDKG, encoded by the coding sequence ATGGCGGTGAAGGCCCTCTTGGCCCTTTACCCCCTCCTGCAGGGGGATTACCGGGCGGTGGAGAAGGCCCTTTCCGCCCTGGAGAAGGGCGGGCTGGACCTCCGCGTTTTTCCCACCCACTCCGAGGTTTCCGGGGAGGCAGAAGGCGTCTTCCAAGCCCTGAAGGAGGCTTTTCTGGCCGCGGGCGCCGAGGGGCCCCTGGTCCTTTGGGCCCTCCTCACCAACGCCTGCCAGGCCCAAGACCCCTTCCGCCGCCCCGAGCGCCTCCAGCGCTTTCCCCCTGGGGAGATCGCAAAGAAGGCCCTTGAGGGCTTCTTCGCCAAGAGCGCCCTGGACCTGGGCACCGGCACCGGGGTCTTCGCCGAGGCCTTCGCCGCCCTGGGGCTTTTCACCGTGGGCCTGGACCCCCGGGCCGACCGCCTGGAGGTGGCCCGGGCCAAGGTCAAGGGGGCCCGCTTCGTGGAAGGGCGGGCCGAGGCCCTGCCCTTTCCCGAGGCCAGCTTTGACCTGGCCTTTTTCGGCCTCTCCCTCCACCACCTGGACCCCCTTCCCGCCCTCCGGGAGGCGGCCCGGGTGGCCCGCAGGGTGGCCGTGCTGGAGTGGCCCTACCGGGAGGAGGAGGTGGGCCCGCCCCTAGGGCGGCGGTTTTCTCCTGAGGGCCTCCAGGAGCTTTTCCAAAAGGCCTTGGGAAGCCCGCCCCGCCTCGAGGCCACGGAGGGCTACCTCCTGGCCCTATGGGACAAAGGCTAA
- a CDS encoding class I SAM-dependent methyltransferase — translation MEDPFAGLAEAYEAWYQTPLGAYVIGEEERALKGLLPFGESLLEVGAGTGYWLGRLPYPKKVGVEPSSAMLRVGRKRVPEAEWVAARGEALPFPEGAFDLVLLFTVLEFVEDVERVLAEAKRVRRPGGALVVGILEALSPWAALYRRLGEKGVLPWKGARFLSREDLHALLGPPEAEGGAVYLAPEAPPPFPEADRAGRRAGNRPALYLGRWR, via the coding sequence ATGGAGGACCCTTTTGCCGGCCTGGCCGAGGCCTACGAGGCCTGGTACCAGACCCCCTTGGGGGCCTACGTCATCGGGGAGGAGGAGCGGGCCCTGAAGGGGCTTCTCCCCTTTGGGGAGAGCCTTTTGGAGGTGGGGGCGGGGACGGGGTACTGGCTTGGGCGGCTTCCCTACCCGAAAAAGGTGGGGGTGGAGCCCTCTTCCGCCATGCTCCGGGTAGGGCGCAAGCGGGTGCCGGAGGCGGAGTGGGTGGCGGCCAGGGGCGAGGCCCTGCCCTTCCCCGAGGGTGCGTTTGACCTGGTCCTCCTCTTCACCGTCTTGGAGTTCGTGGAGGACGTGGAGCGGGTCCTGGCCGAGGCCAAGCGGGTGCGGAGGCCGGGAGGGGCCCTGGTGGTGGGGATCCTCGAGGCCCTCTCCCCCTGGGCGGCCCTGTACCGCCGGTTGGGGGAAAAGGGGGTCCTGCCCTGGAAAGGGGCCCGCTTCCTCTCCCGGGAGGACCTCCACGCCCTCCTGGGCCCCCCCGAGGCGGAAGGGGGGGCGGTCTACCTGGCTCCGGAGGCCCCACCCCCTTTCCCCGAGGCCGACCGGGCGGGTAGGCGGGCGGGCAACCGCCCGGCCCTATACTTGGGACGATGGCGGTGA
- a CDS encoding alpha-amylase family glycosyl hydrolase: MWWKEAVIYQIYPRSFQDSNGDGIGDLEGVRRRLPYLKALGVDALWLSPFYKSPMKDFGYDVADYTDVDPIFGTLEDFDRLLQEAHALGLRVLIDLVPNHTSDQHPWFLESRSSRDNPKRNWYVWADPAPGGGPPNNWQSFFGGPAWTYDEKTGQYYLHQFLPEQPDLNWRNPEVREAVYEAMRFWLRRGVDGFRVDVLWLLAEDLLLRDEPGNPDWRPGMYDRGRHLHLYTEDQPETYAYVREMRYVLDEFSQPGRERVMVGEIYLPYPQLVRYYQAGCHLPFNFHLIFRGLADWRPENLARIVEEYESLLTPWDWPNWVLGNHDQPRLASRLGEAQARVAATLLFTLRGTPTWYYGDELALPNGEIPPDKVQDPAALRQKDRKGEHGLPPGRDPERTPMPWDDTPFAGFSTREPWLPLNPDWRERNVAAQEKDPRSPLHLVRRLIALRKEPELLYGAYRTYRAGGGVYAYLRGEGWLVALNLTDREKALELPREGRVVLSTHLDREEGVAGRLLLRPDEGVVVRLG, from the coding sequence ATGTGGTGGAAGGAGGCGGTGATCTACCAGATCTACCCCCGGAGCTTCCAGGACAGCAACGGGGACGGCATCGGGGACCTGGAAGGGGTTCGGCGGCGGCTTCCTTACCTGAAGGCCCTGGGGGTGGATGCCCTCTGGCTTTCCCCCTTCTACAAGAGCCCCATGAAGGACTTCGGCTACGACGTGGCCGACTACACCGATGTGGACCCCATCTTCGGCACCCTGGAGGACTTTGACCGCCTCCTCCAGGAGGCCCACGCCCTGGGGCTAAGGGTCCTCATCGACCTGGTCCCCAACCACACCTCCGACCAGCACCCCTGGTTCCTGGAGTCCCGAAGCTCGCGGGACAACCCCAAGCGCAACTGGTACGTCTGGGCCGACCCGGCCCCGGGGGGTGGCCCCCCCAACAACTGGCAGAGCTTCTTCGGGGGACCGGCCTGGACCTACGACGAGAAGACGGGCCAGTACTACCTGCACCAGTTCCTCCCCGAGCAGCCCGACCTCAACTGGCGCAACCCCGAGGTGCGGGAGGCCGTGTATGAGGCCATGCGCTTCTGGCTCCGGCGGGGGGTGGACGGGTTCAGGGTGGATGTCCTCTGGCTCCTGGCCGAGGACCTCCTGCTGCGGGACGAGCCCGGCAACCCCGACTGGCGCCCCGGGATGTACGACCGGGGGCGCCACCTCCACCTCTACACCGAGGACCAGCCGGAAACCTACGCCTACGTGCGGGAGATGCGCTACGTCCTGGATGAGTTTTCCCAGCCTGGCCGGGAGCGGGTGATGGTGGGGGAGATCTACCTGCCCTACCCCCAGCTGGTGCGCTACTACCAGGCGGGTTGCCACCTGCCCTTCAACTTCCACCTCATCTTCCGTGGCCTTGCGGACTGGCGGCCAGAGAACCTGGCCCGCATCGTGGAGGAGTACGAAAGCCTCCTCACCCCTTGGGACTGGCCCAACTGGGTCCTGGGCAACCACGACCAGCCCCGGCTGGCCTCGAGGCTGGGGGAGGCCCAGGCCCGGGTGGCGGCCACCCTCCTCTTCACCCTGCGGGGTACCCCCACCTGGTACTACGGGGACGAGCTGGCCCTGCCCAACGGGGAAATCCCCCCGGACAAGGTGCAGGACCCCGCGGCCCTAAGGCAGAAGGACCGCAAGGGGGAGCACGGCCTGCCCCCCGGGCGGGACCCCGAGCGTACCCCCATGCCCTGGGACGACACCCCCTTCGCCGGCTTCTCCACCCGCGAGCCCTGGCTGCCCCTGAACCCCGACTGGCGGGAGCGCAACGTGGCCGCCCAGGAGAAAGACCCCCGCTCCCCCCTCCACCTGGTCCGCCGCCTCATCGCCCTGAGGAAGGAACCGGAGCTCCTCTACGGGGCCTACCGCACCTACCGGGCCGGGGGCGGGGTCTACGCCTACCTCCGGGGGGAGGGCTGGCTCGTGGCCCTAAACCTCACCGACCGGGAGAAGGCCCTGGAGCTTCCCCGGGAGGGGCGGGTGGTCCTCTCCACCCACCTGGACCGGGAGGAAGGGGTGGCGGGCCGCCTCCTCCTGCGCCCCGACGAAGGGGTGGTGGTACGGTTAGGCTAG
- a CDS encoding ATP-binding protein yields the protein MVCKVCGEKAQVELRGRGLALCKAHYLDWFVKETERAIRRHRMLTPGERVLVAVSGGKDSLALWDVLHRLGYQAVGLHIQLGIGAYSERSLEVTQAFARERGLELLVVDLREAYGFGVPELAELSGRVACSACGLSKRYILNQVAVEEGFRAVATGHNLDDEAAVLFGNLLNPQEDALARQGPVLPERPGLAARVKPFYRFSEREVLSYTLLRGIRYLHEECPNAKGAKSLLYKEALNRVEAEMPGAKLRFLEGFLERIQPHLQAPGEVPLSQCQRCGYPTTGAVCAFCRMWDAVYRRGKKRRLLPEEAQFHPQATPVRAG from the coding sequence ATGGTCTGCAAGGTCTGCGGGGAAAAGGCCCAGGTGGAGCTTAGGGGCCGGGGCCTGGCCTTGTGCAAGGCCCACTACCTGGACTGGTTCGTGAAGGAAACGGAAAGGGCCATCCGCCGCCACCGGATGCTCACCCCCGGGGAACGGGTCCTGGTGGCCGTTTCCGGGGGGAAGGACTCCTTGGCCCTGTGGGATGTCCTCCACCGCCTGGGGTACCAGGCGGTGGGGCTCCACATCCAGCTCGGCATTGGCGCCTATTCCGAGCGGAGCCTCGAGGTCACCCAGGCCTTTGCCCGGGAGCGGGGCCTGGAGCTTCTGGTGGTGGACCTGAGGGAGGCCTACGGCTTCGGCGTGCCGGAATTGGCCGAGCTTTCTGGCCGGGTGGCCTGCTCCGCCTGCGGGCTTTCCAAGCGCTACATCCTCAACCAGGTGGCGGTGGAGGAGGGGTTCCGCGCCGTGGCCACGGGGCACAACCTGGACGACGAGGCCGCGGTCCTTTTCGGCAACCTCCTCAACCCCCAAGAGGATGCCCTGGCCCGCCAGGGGCCGGTTTTGCCGGAAAGGCCCGGCCTGGCCGCCCGGGTCAAGCCCTTTTACCGCTTCAGCGAGCGGGAGGTCCTCTCCTACACCCTCCTCCGCGGCATCCGCTACCTGCACGAGGAATGCCCCAACGCCAAGGGGGCCAAGAGCCTCCTCTACAAGGAGGCCCTGAACCGGGTGGAGGCGGAGATGCCTGGGGCCAAGCTGCGCTTCCTCGAGGGCTTTCTGGAAAGGATACAGCCCCACCTGCAAGCCCCCGGGGAGGTGCCCCTCTCCCAGTGCCAGCGCTGCGGGTACCCCACCACGGGGGCGGTCTGCGCCTTCTGCCGCATGTGGGATGCGGTCTACCGCCGGGGCAAAAAGCGCCGCCTCCTCCCCGAGGAGGCCCAGTTCCACCCCCAGGCCACGCCCGTCCGAGCCGGTTAA
- a CDS encoding MoaD/ThiS family protein, whose protein sequence is MKVILRLPERKEVEVRGNRSLREVLLELGLNPETVVAVRGEELLTLDARVGEEDTLEVLSAISGG, encoded by the coding sequence GTGAAGGTGATCCTTAGGCTGCCCGAGCGCAAGGAGGTGGAGGTTCGCGGGAACCGTTCCCTGAGGGAAGTCCTCTTGGAGCTGGGCCTGAACCCGGAAACCGTGGTGGCCGTGCGGGGGGAGGAGCTTCTCACCCTGGACGCGCGGGTGGGGGAGGAGGACACCTTGGAGGTCCTCTCCGCCATCTCCGGGGGCTAG
- a CDS encoding acetoin utilization protein AcuC, whose amino-acid sequence MVIYRDEYRLYNFGPEHPFSPLRLEMLLSLLQALGAWREPVPPPEATREEILSVHSERLVRRVEAASRGERVPDLDHYGLGTSDTPVFPGMDRAARILVGGTLEGARRILSGEKRVLQLGGGLHHAQYDRASGFCVYNDLSVAIRHLSRAGLRVAYLDIDVHHGDGVQWIHYEEGEVLTLSLHESGRYLFPGTGHVHEIGRGEGVGRKLNLPLEPFTEDESYLEVFEALLPWALKAFRPDVLVVQAGADAHYLDPLADLLLTTRAYARLFPLILEYAEAFAGGRVLFTLGGGYSLDATVRVWTLLYHVFHGLPLPERLPEEWLRAWEARLGQPLTPTLHDPPDPYPPIPRRPEIEKRNRLTLGRLMELVGSYLLH is encoded by the coding sequence ATGGTGATCTACCGGGACGAGTACCGCCTGTACAACTTCGGGCCGGAGCACCCTTTTAGCCCCCTGCGCCTGGAGATGCTCCTTTCCCTGCTCCAGGCCCTGGGGGCGTGGCGGGAGCCCGTGCCGCCCCCGGAGGCCACGCGGGAGGAGATCCTAAGCGTTCACTCCGAGCGCCTGGTGCGCCGGGTGGAGGCGGCAAGCCGGGGGGAGAGGGTGCCCGATCTGGACCACTACGGCCTGGGCACCTCCGACACCCCGGTCTTCCCCGGCATGGACCGGGCGGCGCGGATCCTGGTGGGGGGGACCCTCGAGGGGGCGAGGCGGATCCTCTCCGGGGAGAAGCGGGTGTTGCAGCTGGGAGGGGGGCTGCACCACGCCCAGTACGACCGGGCCTCGGGCTTTTGCGTGTACAACGACCTTTCCGTAGCCATCCGCCACCTTAGCCGGGCCGGGCTGCGGGTGGCCTACCTGGACATCGACGTGCACCACGGGGACGGGGTGCAGTGGATCCATTACGAGGAGGGGGAGGTGCTCACCCTAAGCCTCCACGAGTCTGGCCGCTACCTTTTTCCCGGTACCGGGCACGTGCACGAGATAGGCCGGGGGGAGGGGGTGGGGAGGAAGCTCAACCTGCCCCTGGAACCCTTCACCGAGGACGAGAGCTACCTGGAGGTCTTTGAGGCCCTCCTCCCCTGGGCCCTTAAGGCCTTCCGGCCCGATGTCCTGGTGGTGCAGGCGGGGGCGGATGCCCATTACCTGGACCCCCTGGCCGACCTCCTCCTCACCACCCGGGCCTACGCCCGGCTTTTCCCCCTCATCCTGGAGTACGCCGAGGCCTTCGCCGGGGGGAGGGTCCTCTTTACCCTTGGGGGCGGGTACAGCCTGGACGCCACGGTGCGGGTCTGGACCCTGCTCTACCACGTCTTCCACGGCCTGCCCCTGCCGGAGCGCCTCCCCGAGGAGTGGCTTAGGGCCTGGGAGGCCAGGCTTGGCCAGCCCCTCACCCCCACCCTCCACGACCCGCCCGACCCCTACCCCCCCATCCCCCGCCGGCCCGAGATCGAGAAGCGCAACCGCCTCACCCTGGGGAGGCTCATGGAGCTGGTGGGCTCCTACCTGCTACACTAG
- a CDS encoding CBS and ACT domain-containing protein, with amino-acid sequence MLVKDVMHAPVITVGPEWTLEEAYRLLLEKGIRHLPVMEGGRLVGILTDRDIRLATSHLNPQGPCPGCTRVEEVMTREVVTAHPLDPVEEAARVMRERKIGSLPVLEDGVLLGIVTGIDLLDALLKLTGVTEPSGRLEVRLPDRVGELARLTGFLAGRGVNIHSLLSYPEDGDFVRAVVRVNTLETHLLAEGLRQQGFAVLWPPKKPW; translated from the coding sequence ATGCTGGTCAAGGACGTGATGCACGCCCCGGTGATCACCGTGGGGCCGGAGTGGACCCTGGAGGAGGCCTACAGGCTCCTCCTGGAGAAGGGCATCCGCCACCTGCCCGTGATGGAAGGAGGCAGGCTGGTGGGCATCCTCACCGACCGGGACATCCGCCTGGCCACCAGCCACCTCAACCCCCAGGGTCCCTGCCCGGGGTGCACCCGGGTGGAGGAGGTGATGACCCGGGAGGTGGTTACCGCCCATCCCCTGGACCCGGTGGAGGAGGCGGCCCGGGTGATGCGGGAGCGGAAGATCGGCTCCTTGCCGGTGCTGGAGGACGGGGTGCTCCTCGGCATCGTCACGGGGATTGACCTCCTGGATGCCCTCCTCAAGCTCACCGGGGTCACGGAGCCCTCGGGGCGGCTGGAGGTGCGCCTGCCCGACCGGGTGGGGGAGCTGGCCCGCCTTACGGGCTTCCTGGCGGGGCGGGGGGTGAACATCCACTCCCTCCTTTCCTATCCCGAGGACGGGGATTTCGTCCGGGCGGTGGTGCGGGTGAACACCCTGGAAACCCACCTGCTGGCCGAGGGGCTCCGCCAGCAGGGTTTTGCCGTGCTCTGGCCGCCCAAGAAGCCATGGTGA
- a CDS encoding ABC transporter ATP-binding protein has translation MKENHVLLEVRDLKKHFPIRGGVLSRVVGSVKAVDGVSFAIRKGEVLGLVGESGSGKTTVGRTLLRLIEPTGGRILFDGQDITDLPKDKLRPYRRRMQIIFQDPFSSLNPRMTVGDIIAEPLVIHGIGKTPEERTERVAELLKLVGLSPDHMRRYPHEFSGGQRQRIGIARALAVAPEFIVADEPVSALDVSIQAQVVNLLQDLKEELGLTLLFIAHDLAVVEYISDRVAVMYLGKVMELASARELYRNPKHPYTEALLSAVPIPDPTVKRERIVLQGDIPSPINPPSGCVFRTRCRYALPECAQVVPELKEVAPGHFKACIRDDIL, from the coding sequence ATGAAGGAAAACCACGTCCTCCTGGAGGTCAGGGACCTGAAGAAGCACTTCCCCATCCGGGGCGGGGTCCTCTCCCGGGTGGTGGGGAGCGTGAAGGCGGTGGACGGGGTGTCCTTCGCCATCCGGAAGGGGGAGGTGCTGGGCCTGGTGGGGGAGTCGGGAAGCGGCAAGACCACGGTGGGCCGCACCCTCCTCCGCCTCATTGAGCCCACGGGTGGGCGCATCCTCTTTGACGGCCAGGACATCACCGACCTGCCCAAGGACAAGCTCAGGCCCTACCGCCGCCGCATGCAGATCATCTTCCAGGACCCCTTTAGCTCCTTGAACCCCCGGATGACCGTGGGGGACATCATCGCCGAGCCCCTGGTCATCCACGGGATCGGCAAAACGCCCGAGGAGCGCACGGAGCGGGTGGCGGAGCTTCTTAAGCTCGTGGGCCTCTCCCCGGACCATATGCGCCGCTACCCCCACGAGTTCTCCGGTGGGCAGCGGCAGCGCATCGGCATCGCCCGGGCTCTGGCCGTGGCCCCGGAGTTCATCGTGGCCGACGAGCCGGTTTCCGCCCTGGACGTCTCCATCCAGGCCCAGGTGGTGAACCTCCTCCAGGACCTCAAGGAGGAGCTGGGGCTCACCCTCCTCTTCATCGCCCACGACCTGGCGGTGGTGGAGTACATCTCCGACCGGGTGGCGGTGATGTACCTGGGCAAGGTGATGGAGCTGGCCTCCGCCCGGGAGCTCTACCGCAACCCCAAGCACCCCTACACCGAGGCCCTTCTCTCCGCGGTGCCCATCCCCGACCCCACGGTGAAGCGGGAGCGCATCGTGCTCCAGGGGGATATCCCTTCCCCCATCAACCCCCCTTCGGGCTGCGTGTTCCGTACCCGTTGCCGCTACGCCCTGCCCGAGTGCGCCCAGGTGGTTCCCGAGCTCAAGGAGGTGGCCCCGGGGCACTTCAAGGCCTGCATCCGGGACGATATCCTCTAG
- a CDS encoding ABC transporter ATP-binding protein, with translation MDEKRLLEVRDLKVHFFTDDGVVKAVDGVSFHVDKGETLAVVGESGSGKSVTSLAIMRLIPTPPGRIVGGEILFRGKDGQLRDLTKLSEAEMRRIRGNDIAMIFQEPMTSLNPVYTVGDQIAEAIMLHQGKSRKEALELAAHMLDLVGIPEPKKRLANYPHQMSGGMRQRVMIAMALSCNPSLLIADEPTTALDVTIQAQILELMKKLQEEIGMSILFITHNLGVVAEMADRVVVMYAGRAVEQADVVPLFKEPLHPYTRGLLHSVPRLDLAAEHKERLEAIPGNVPNPLYLPSGCAFHPRCKHYAEGLCDREVPPLEDTGDGRQVRCARWREIREVRA, from the coding sequence ATGGACGAAAAGCGGCTACTGGAGGTGAGAGACCTCAAGGTCCACTTCTTCACCGATGACGGCGTGGTGAAGGCGGTGGACGGGGTGTCCTTCCACGTGGACAAAGGGGAGACCCTGGCGGTGGTGGGCGAGTCGGGCTCGGGGAAGAGCGTGACCTCCCTGGCCATCATGCGCCTCATCCCCACCCCCCCCGGGCGGATCGTGGGCGGGGAGATCCTTTTCCGGGGCAAGGACGGTCAGCTACGGGACCTGACCAAGCTCTCCGAGGCGGAGATGCGGCGGATCCGGGGCAACGACATCGCCATGATCTTCCAAGAGCCCATGACCTCCTTGAACCCGGTCTACACGGTGGGGGATCAGATCGCCGAGGCCATCATGCTCCACCAGGGGAAAAGCCGCAAGGAGGCCCTGGAGCTGGCGGCCCACATGCTGGACCTGGTGGGGATCCCCGAGCCCAAGAAGCGCCTGGCCAACTACCCCCACCAGATGTCGGGGGGGATGCGCCAGCGGGTGATGATCGCCATGGCCCTCTCCTGCAACCCCTCCTTGCTCATCGCCGACGAGCCCACCACAGCCTTGGACGTGACCATTCAGGCGCAGATCCTGGAGCTGATGAAGAAGCTCCAGGAGGAGATCGGCATGAGCATCCTCTTCATCACCCACAACCTGGGGGTGGTGGCGGAGATGGCCGACCGGGTGGTGGTGATGTACGCGGGGCGGGCCGTGGAGCAAGCTGACGTGGTCCCCCTTTTCAAGGAGCCCCTCCACCCCTATACCCGGGGGCTCCTCCACTCCGTTCCCCGGCTGGACTTAGCGGCGGAGCACAAGGAGCGCCTCGAGGCCATTCCCGGCAACGTGCCCAACCCCCTCTACCTCCCCTCGGGGTGCGCCTTCCACCCCCGCTGCAAGCACTACGCGGAAGGGCTTTGCGACCGGGAGGTCCCCCCCTTGGAGGATACGGGGGATGGCCGCCAGGTGCGGTGCGCGCGCTGGCGGGAGATCCGGGAGGTTAGGGCATGA